One window from the genome of Pungitius pungitius chromosome 14, fPunPun2.1, whole genome shotgun sequence encodes:
- the nkx2.4a gene encoding NK2 homeobox 4a isoform X1 has translation MLPRRDEWKRRTDVWTSAGLFAVTDILSPIEETYKKFSAMDGAGNLTSPLGAYRQPQVQTGMQQHSMGHNAVATTYHMPHAVSQFSHSAMGGYCNGSIGNMGDLPSYQESMRNSAATGWYSSNPDPRYSTISRFMGPSTGMNMSGMGGLSGMADATKSMPVLHAAPRRKRRVLFSQAQVYELERRFKQQKYLSAPEREHLASMIHLTPTQVKIWFQNHRYKMKRQAKDKATQQLQQQQQQQDGNLCQQQAQSPRRVAVPVLVKDGKPCQNGSNTPTPNQQQVQQSQQQSQQQNGAGVVLASPTSSLGQHQSQQQVNALDLEEMSPSPPSLHSQLNMAQIDTSAVDYTSNMVSSNLLYGRTW, from the exons ATGCTGCCGAGGAGAGACGAGTGGAAAAGGCGCACAGACGTCTGGACAAGTGCGGGACTATTTGCAG TGACAGATATTTTGAGTCCAATCGAGGAGACCTACAAGAAGTTTAGTGCCATGGACGGCGCAGGGAACCTAACCTCTCCACTGGGAGCCTACCGACAGCCTCAGGTGCAGACCGGCATGCAGCAGCACTCCATGGGCCACAACGCCGTGGCCACCACGTACCACATGCCGCACGCCGTCTCCCAGTTCTCCCACAGCGCGATGGGGGGATACTGCAATGGAAGCATTGGCAACATGGGAGACCTCCCGTCGTACCAGGAAAGCATGCGGAATAGTGCAGCAACAGGGTGGTACAGCTCCAACCCCGATCCAAGATACTCCACAA tTTCTAGATTCATGGGACCTTCCACAGGTATGAACATGTCCGGCATGGGGGGTCTCTCGGGAATGGCTGACGCGACCAAATCCATGCCAGTCCTCCACGCTGCGCCCAGGCGGAAACGGCGCGTCCTGTTCTCGCAGGCTCAGGTCTACGAGCTGGAGAGGAGGTTCAAGCAGCAGAAATACCTGTCGGCGCCCGAGAGGGAGCACCTGGCCAGCATGATCCACCTGACGCCGACCCAGGTGAAGATCTGGTTTCAGAACCACCGGTACAAGATGAAGCGACAGGCCAAGGACAAGGcaacgcagcagctgcagcagcagcagcagcaacaggacGGTAACCTGTGCCAGCAGCAGGCGCAGTCCCCGAGGCGCGTGGCCGTGCCGGTGCTGGTGAAGGACGGTAAACCGTGCCAGAACGGCTCCAACACGCCGACGCCGAACCAGCAACAGGTGCAACAgagccagcagcagagccagcagCAGAACGGGGCCGGAGTTGTGCTCGCTTCCCCGACCAGCAGCCTCGGCCAGCACCAAAGCCAGCAGCAGGTGAACGCTTTGGACCTGGAGGAGATGTCTCCCAGCCCCCCCTCACTGCACAGCCAGCTCAACATGGCCCAGATAGACACATCTGCTGTAGATTACACCAGTAACATGGTGAGCTCAAACCTCCTCTACGGCAGAACGTGGTAG
- the nkx2.4a gene encoding NK2 homeobox 4a isoform X2: protein MLPRRDEWKRRTDVWTSAGLFAVTDILSPIEETYKKFSAMDGAGNLTSPLGAYRQPQVQTGMQQHSMGHNAVATTYHMPHAVSQFSHSAMGGYCNGSIGNMGDLPSYQESMRNSAATGWYSSNPDPRYSTSMNMSGMGGLSGMADATKSMPVLHAAPRRKRRVLFSQAQVYELERRFKQQKYLSAPEREHLASMIHLTPTQVKIWFQNHRYKMKRQAKDKATQQLQQQQQQQDGNLCQQQAQSPRRVAVPVLVKDGKPCQNGSNTPTPNQQQVQQSQQQSQQQNGAGVVLASPTSSLGQHQSQQQVNALDLEEMSPSPPSLHSQLNMAQIDTSAVDYTSNMVSSNLLYGRTW, encoded by the exons ATGCTGCCGAGGAGAGACGAGTGGAAAAGGCGCACAGACGTCTGGACAAGTGCGGGACTATTTGCAG TGACAGATATTTTGAGTCCAATCGAGGAGACCTACAAGAAGTTTAGTGCCATGGACGGCGCAGGGAACCTAACCTCTCCACTGGGAGCCTACCGACAGCCTCAGGTGCAGACCGGCATGCAGCAGCACTCCATGGGCCACAACGCCGTGGCCACCACGTACCACATGCCGCACGCCGTCTCCCAGTTCTCCCACAGCGCGATGGGGGGATACTGCAATGGAAGCATTGGCAACATGGGAGACCTCCCGTCGTACCAGGAAAGCATGCGGAATAGTGCAGCAACAGGGTGGTACAGCTCCAACCCCGATCCAAGATACTCCACAA GTATGAACATGTCCGGCATGGGGGGTCTCTCGGGAATGGCTGACGCGACCAAATCCATGCCAGTCCTCCACGCTGCGCCCAGGCGGAAACGGCGCGTCCTGTTCTCGCAGGCTCAGGTCTACGAGCTGGAGAGGAGGTTCAAGCAGCAGAAATACCTGTCGGCGCCCGAGAGGGAGCACCTGGCCAGCATGATCCACCTGACGCCGACCCAGGTGAAGATCTGGTTTCAGAACCACCGGTACAAGATGAAGCGACAGGCCAAGGACAAGGcaacgcagcagctgcagcagcagcagcagcaacaggacGGTAACCTGTGCCAGCAGCAGGCGCAGTCCCCGAGGCGCGTGGCCGTGCCGGTGCTGGTGAAGGACGGTAAACCGTGCCAGAACGGCTCCAACACGCCGACGCCGAACCAGCAACAGGTGCAACAgagccagcagcagagccagcagCAGAACGGGGCCGGAGTTGTGCTCGCTTCCCCGACCAGCAGCCTCGGCCAGCACCAAAGCCAGCAGCAGGTGAACGCTTTGGACCTGGAGGAGATGTCTCCCAGCCCCCCCTCACTGCACAGCCAGCTCAACATGGCCCAGATAGACACATCTGCTGTAGATTACACCAGTAACATGGTGAGCTCAAACCTCCTCTACGGCAGAACGTGGTAG
- the nkx2.4a gene encoding NK2 homeobox 4a isoform X3, whose product MSLSPKHTTPFSVTDILSPIEETYKKFSAMDGAGNLTSPLGAYRQPQVQTGMQQHSMGHNAVATTYHMPHAVSQFSHSAMGGYCNGSIGNMGDLPSYQESMRNSAATGWYSSNPDPRYSTISRFMGPSTGMNMSGMGGLSGMADATKSMPVLHAAPRRKRRVLFSQAQVYELERRFKQQKYLSAPEREHLASMIHLTPTQVKIWFQNHRYKMKRQAKDKATQQLQQQQQQQDGNLCQQQAQSPRRVAVPVLVKDGKPCQNGSNTPTPNQQQVQQSQQQSQQQNGAGVVLASPTSSLGQHQSQQQVNALDLEEMSPSPPSLHSQLNMAQIDTSAVDYTSNMVSSNLLYGRTW is encoded by the exons ATGTCGTTGAGCCCAAAGCACACTACGCCTTTTTCAGTGACAGATATTTTGAGTCCAATCGAGGAGACCTACAAGAAGTTTAGTGCCATGGACGGCGCAGGGAACCTAACCTCTCCACTGGGAGCCTACCGACAGCCTCAGGTGCAGACCGGCATGCAGCAGCACTCCATGGGCCACAACGCCGTGGCCACCACGTACCACATGCCGCACGCCGTCTCCCAGTTCTCCCACAGCGCGATGGGGGGATACTGCAATGGAAGCATTGGCAACATGGGAGACCTCCCGTCGTACCAGGAAAGCATGCGGAATAGTGCAGCAACAGGGTGGTACAGCTCCAACCCCGATCCAAGATACTCCACAA tTTCTAGATTCATGGGACCTTCCACAGGTATGAACATGTCCGGCATGGGGGGTCTCTCGGGAATGGCTGACGCGACCAAATCCATGCCAGTCCTCCACGCTGCGCCCAGGCGGAAACGGCGCGTCCTGTTCTCGCAGGCTCAGGTCTACGAGCTGGAGAGGAGGTTCAAGCAGCAGAAATACCTGTCGGCGCCCGAGAGGGAGCACCTGGCCAGCATGATCCACCTGACGCCGACCCAGGTGAAGATCTGGTTTCAGAACCACCGGTACAAGATGAAGCGACAGGCCAAGGACAAGGcaacgcagcagctgcagcagcagcagcagcaacaggacGGTAACCTGTGCCAGCAGCAGGCGCAGTCCCCGAGGCGCGTGGCCGTGCCGGTGCTGGTGAAGGACGGTAAACCGTGCCAGAACGGCTCCAACACGCCGACGCCGAACCAGCAACAGGTGCAACAgagccagcagcagagccagcagCAGAACGGGGCCGGAGTTGTGCTCGCTTCCCCGACCAGCAGCCTCGGCCAGCACCAAAGCCAGCAGCAGGTGAACGCTTTGGACCTGGAGGAGATGTCTCCCAGCCCCCCCTCACTGCACAGCCAGCTCAACATGGCCCAGATAGACACATCTGCTGTAGATTACACCAGTAACATGGTGAGCTCAAACCTCCTCTACGGCAGAACGTGGTAG